The proteins below come from a single Thermotoga sp. KOL6 genomic window:
- the rplC gene encoding 50S ribosomal protein L3, protein MKMIIGRKIGMTRVFVGNEAIPVTVIKAGPCVVVQKKTVDKDGYNAVQLGFEKAKKVNRPLAGHFKKFGVEPMRVLKEFRVDNPDEYEPGQVIKVDVFEKGEYVDVTGWSKGRGFAGAMKRWGFSGGPKSHGSKFHRELGSVGQHTEPARIFKGKKMPGRYGNERITVRNLQIVDIDPENDLIAIKGGVPGARGGLVLIRSAKAPKK, encoded by the coding sequence ATGAAGATGATCATAGGAAGGAAAATCGGTATGACGAGAGTTTTTGTTGGAAATGAGGCGATTCCTGTCACGGTCATAAAAGCTGGTCCGTGCGTTGTGGTCCAAAAGAAAACTGTCGATAAAGACGGTTACAACGCTGTCCAACTCGGATTTGAGAAAGCAAAGAAGGTAAACAGACCCCTTGCAGGACACTTCAAGAAATTTGGTGTTGAACCGATGAGAGTGCTCAAAGAGTTTCGTGTTGACAACCCTGACGAGTACGAACCAGGACAGGTAATAAAAGTTGATGTTTTCGAAAAGGGTGAGTATGTCGATGTCACTGGTTGGTCTAAGGGAAGAGGATTCGCTGGCGCGATGAAGAGATGGGGGTTCAGTGGTGGACCAAAGAGTCATGGATCTAAATTTCACAGAGAGCTCGGTTCTGTTGGTCAACACACTGAACCTGCGAGGATATTCAAAGGTAAAAAGATGCCAGGAAGATATGGGAATGAAAGAATAACAGTTAGAAATCTTCAAATTGTAGATATCGATCCTGAAAACGACCTCATAGCGATCAAGGGTGGAGTCCCTGGAGCGAGGGGCGGGTTGGTTTTGATCAGGAGTGCCAAAGCCCCGAAAAAGTAA
- the rpsJ gene encoding 30S ribosomal protein S10 has product MPRQKIRIKLKAYDHELLDESAKKIVEVAKSTNSKVSGPIPLPTERTLYCVLRSPMKHKDSREHFEKRVHKRLIDIIDPSPKTIDALMRINLPAGVDVEIKL; this is encoded by the coding sequence ATGCCTAGACAGAAGATAAGAATAAAACTCAAAGCTTATGATCACGAACTCCTCGATGAATCTGCAAAAAAGATTGTAGAAGTTGCCAAATCAACTAATTCTAAAGTGTCTGGTCCGATTCCTTTACCAACAGAGAGGACTCTTTACTGTGTTTTACGATCTCCTATGAAGCATAAGGACTCCAGAGAACATTTTGAGAAGAGAGTCCATAAGAGACTCATAGACATAATAGATCCGTCGCCAAAAACCATTGACGCTTTGATGAGAATAAACCTCCCAGCAGGTGTCGACGTTGAGATCAAACTGTAA
- the tuf gene encoding elongation factor Tu, giving the protein MAKEKFVRTKPHVNVGTIGHIDHGKSTLTAAITKYLSLKGLAQYVPYDQIDKAPEEKARGITINITHVEYETEKRHYAHIDCPGHADYIKNMITGAAQMDGAILVVAATDGPMPQTREHVLLARQVEVPYMIVFINKTDMVDDPELIELVEMEVRDLLSQYEYPGDEVPVIKGSALKALEAPDDPNHEAYKPIQELLDAMDNYIPDPQREVDKPFLMPIEDVFSITGRGTVVTGRIERGRIRPGDEVEIIGLSYEITKTVVTSVEMFRKELDEGIAGDNVGCLLRGIDKDEVERGQVLAAPGSIKPHKRFKAEVYVLKKEEGGRHTPFTKGYKPQFYIRTADVTGEIVGLPEGVEMVMPGDHVEMEIELIYPVAIEKGQRFAIREGGRTVGAGVVTEVIE; this is encoded by the coding sequence ATGGCAAAGGAAAAATTTGTAAGAACAAAGCCCCACGTTAATGTTGGAACGATAGGTCACATCGACCACGGAAAATCAACGCTCACGGCTGCTATCACGAAGTATCTTTCTCTCAAAGGGCTCGCTCAGTACGTTCCGTACGATCAGATCGATAAGGCTCCTGAGGAAAAGGCAAGAGGAATCACCATCAACATCACTCATGTTGAGTACGAAACGGAAAAGAGGCACTACGCTCACATCGATTGTCCTGGTCATGCTGACTACATCAAGAACATGATCACAGGTGCCGCTCAGATGGATGGAGCTATTCTCGTTGTGGCAGCAACTGATGGACCAATGCCTCAGACTAGGGAGCACGTCCTTCTCGCCAGACAAGTTGAGGTTCCTTACATGATCGTTTTCATCAACAAAACCGATATGGTAGATGATCCTGAACTCATCGAACTTGTTGAAATGGAAGTAAGAGATCTTCTCAGCCAGTACGAATATCCTGGTGACGAGGTACCTGTCATAAAAGGTTCTGCTTTAAAAGCCCTTGAAGCACCTGATGATCCGAATCATGAAGCATACAAACCGATTCAGGAATTGCTTGATGCCATGGATAACTACATTCCCGATCCTCAGAGAGAAGTTGATAAACCATTCCTCATGCCTATTGAAGACGTCTTTTCTATCACAGGAAGGGGAACGGTTGTCACCGGAAGAATAGAAAGAGGAAGAATTAGACCTGGTGACGAAGTGGAAATCATAGGTCTCAGTTACGAAATAACCAAAACAGTTGTTACCAGTGTTGAGATGTTCAGAAAAGAGCTCGATGAAGGTATTGCTGGAGATAACGTTGGATGCTTGCTCAGGGGAATCGACAAGGATGAAGTTGAAAGAGGTCAGGTTCTTGCAGCTCCTGGAAGCATCAAGCCTCATAAGAGATTTAAGGCAGAAGTCTACGTATTGAAAAAAGAAGAAGGCGGAAGACACACACCATTCACCAAGGGTTACAAACCTCAATTCTACATAAGAACAGCAGACGTTACCGGAGAGATAGTCGGTCTTCCAGAAGGCGTTGAAATGGTCATGCCGGGAGATCACGTTGAGATGGAAATAGAACTCATCTATCCTGTCGCCATCGAGAAGGGACAGAGATTTGCTATAAGAGAAGGCGGAAGAACGGTTGGAGCTGGAGTTGTTACAGAAGTTATTGAGTGA
- the fusA gene encoding elongation factor G — translation MQSVEAKYVDLEKLRNIGIMAHIDAGKTTTTERILYYTGRKHYIGDVDEGNTTTDWMPQEKERGITIQSAATTCFWKGYRINIIDTPGHVDFTAEVERALRVLDGAVAVFDATAGVEPQSETVWRQADKYNVPRIAFMNKMDKVGADFYMAVETLVTKLRANPIPVQMPIGNEKDFQGVIDLIKMKAIYWISEDGSVYEERDIPEELKEEAELRREEMLEKIAELDETILEKYLEGEEITEEEIKKVLRKATIENKAVPVLCGAAKINKGIQPLLDAIIDYLPSPLDLPPVKGWRISDGEVVYRKPDENEPFTALVFKVQVDPYIGKLVYFRVYSGKLDKGSYVYNSTKGVRERISRIVFMHADKREEVDYVRPGDIAAGVGLKVSQTGDTLCDEKEPVVLEKIDFPEPVISLAIEPATRADEEKLVKALLALSEEDPTLQVKVDKETGETIISGMGELHLEIIVDRLKREFGVNVRVGQPQVAYRETIKKPAEAEGKYIRQTGGRGQYGHVILRIEPIPEEEGKNFEFIDKTVGGVIPKEYMPAIEAGIKEAMMSGLLAGYPVVRIRAIVLDGSYHEVDSSEMAFKIAASMAFKEAMKKAQPVLLEPIMKLEITTPEEYMGNIISDLNSRRAKVESLETRGHLKVIVAKVPLSETFGYATTLRSLSQGRASYIMQFSHYQEVPEKIAEKIIKVV, via the coding sequence ATGCAGAGTGTGGAAGCGAAGTATGTCGACCTGGAGAAGCTTAGAAATATTGGTATAATGGCACACATTGATGCTGGAAAGACTACAACGACTGAGAGAATACTGTATTATACGGGAAGAAAGCATTACATAGGAGATGTCGACGAAGGAAATACAACCACAGATTGGATGCCTCAAGAGAAGGAAAGAGGCATTACAATACAGTCTGCTGCTACAACATGCTTTTGGAAAGGTTATCGAATCAACATAATTGATACACCCGGGCACGTTGACTTTACTGCTGAAGTTGAGAGGGCACTTCGCGTCCTCGATGGTGCAGTGGCAGTTTTTGATGCTACAGCAGGAGTCGAACCGCAGTCGGAGACTGTATGGAGGCAGGCTGACAAGTACAACGTTCCTAGAATAGCTTTCATGAACAAAATGGACAAGGTGGGAGCAGACTTCTACATGGCTGTTGAGACACTTGTTACAAAACTTCGAGCTAACCCTATACCTGTCCAAATGCCAATAGGAAACGAAAAAGACTTTCAGGGAGTTATAGATCTCATAAAAATGAAGGCCATTTATTGGATCAGTGAGGACGGTTCTGTTTACGAAGAACGGGATATACCAGAAGAGTTGAAAGAAGAGGCAGAGCTGAGAAGGGAAGAGATGCTCGAGAAGATAGCTGAACTCGATGAAACCATCCTTGAAAAGTATCTTGAAGGCGAAGAAATTACCGAGGAGGAGATAAAGAAGGTTTTGAGAAAAGCCACGATAGAAAACAAAGCCGTTCCAGTTTTATGTGGTGCTGCAAAGATCAATAAAGGTATTCAACCGCTTTTAGATGCGATCATAGATTACTTACCTTCTCCTCTCGATCTTCCGCCGGTTAAAGGATGGAGAATTTCCGATGGAGAAGTTGTTTACAGGAAACCTGACGAAAACGAACCATTTACCGCTCTCGTTTTCAAAGTTCAAGTGGATCCTTACATAGGAAAGCTTGTGTATTTTAGGGTTTATTCTGGAAAGCTTGATAAGGGCAGTTATGTTTACAATTCGACAAAAGGTGTCAGGGAAAGAATTTCAAGAATAGTTTTCATGCATGCGGATAAAAGAGAGGAAGTTGATTATGTTAGGCCTGGCGATATAGCTGCTGGGGTGGGATTGAAAGTTTCTCAGACAGGAGACACTCTTTGTGATGAAAAGGAACCTGTTGTTCTTGAGAAGATAGATTTCCCAGAACCGGTTATATCTCTTGCTATAGAACCAGCTACGAGAGCAGACGAGGAGAAACTCGTGAAAGCATTACTTGCACTCTCTGAAGAAGATCCCACGCTTCAGGTGAAAGTGGACAAGGAGACAGGAGAAACGATCATTTCTGGAATGGGAGAACTACATCTTGAAATAATCGTTGATAGGTTGAAAAGAGAATTTGGTGTAAATGTAAGGGTAGGACAACCTCAGGTTGCGTACAGAGAGACTATTAAGAAACCGGCCGAAGCGGAAGGAAAATACATCAGACAAACAGGTGGAAGAGGACAGTACGGACACGTCATTCTCAGAATCGAGCCCATACCAGAGGAGGAAGGTAAGAACTTCGAGTTTATCGACAAAACAGTTGGAGGAGTCATTCCAAAAGAATACATGCCCGCCATTGAAGCAGGTATCAAAGAAGCGATGATGTCGGGCCTTCTTGCGGGTTATCCAGTCGTTAGGATAAGAGCGATAGTACTTGACGGATCGTACCATGAGGTTGACTCTTCAGAAATGGCGTTCAAAATAGCAGCTTCTATGGCTTTCAAAGAAGCCATGAAAAAGGCCCAACCCGTTCTTCTAGAACCTATTATGAAATTGGAAATCACTACTCCGGAGGAGTATATGGGTAACATAATATCTGATCTCAATTCGAGGAGAGCAAAAGTAGAGTCTCTGGAGACAAGAGGTCACTTGAAGGTTATTGTTGCGAAAGTGCCTCTCTCCGAGACATTTGGCTACGCTACGACTCTGAGATCGTTGAGTCAAGGAAGAGCAAGTTACATCATGCAATTTTCACACTATCAAGAAGTACCGGAGAAAATTGCCGAGAAGATCATTAAAGTTGTTTAA
- the rpsG gene encoding 30S ribosomal protein S7, with the protein MRRRRAEVRQVPPDPVYGDVLVAKLINKVMWDGKKTIAQKIVYGAFDIIKEKMKKDPLEVFKQAVENVKPVLEVRPRRVGGATYQVPIEVQEPRRTSLAIRWIVEAARAKKGRPMKEKLADEIMAAYNNTGAAIKKKEDTHRMAEANRAFAHYRW; encoded by the coding sequence GTGCGTAGAAGAAGAGCCGAGGTAAGACAAGTACCTCCTGATCCGGTTTACGGGGATGTCTTGGTTGCGAAATTGATAAACAAAGTGATGTGGGATGGGAAGAAGACGATTGCTCAGAAAATTGTCTATGGTGCCTTTGATATCATCAAAGAAAAAATGAAAAAAGATCCTCTTGAGGTTTTTAAACAAGCTGTAGAGAATGTGAAGCCGGTTCTTGAGGTTAGACCCAGAAGGGTCGGAGGTGCTACTTATCAGGTTCCCATAGAAGTGCAGGAACCCAGAAGGACGTCACTCGCTATTAGATGGATTGTGGAAGCCGCGAGGGCTAAAAAAGGTCGTCCGATGAAGGAAAAATTGGCTGATGAAATCATGGCAGCTTACAACAACACGGGTGCAGCTATCAAGAAAAAAGAAGACACCCACAGGATGGCGGAAGCAAACAGAGCTTTTGCACATTATAGGTGGTGA
- the rpsL gene encoding 30S ribosomal protein S12 — MPTINQLIRYGRKPKKKKSKAPALQGNPQKRGVCIKVSTMTPKKPNSALRKIARVRLSNGIEVTAYIPGEGHNLQEHSVVLVRGGRVKDLPGVRYKIIRGALDAAGVEGRRQSRSKYGAKKPKDQKK; from the coding sequence ATGCCGACTATTAATCAACTGATCAGGTACGGTAGAAAACCGAAGAAGAAGAAATCCAAAGCTCCTGCACTGCAAGGGAATCCTCAGAAAAGGGGTGTCTGTATAAAAGTTTCTACCATGACGCCAAAGAAGCCAAATTCGGCTCTCAGGAAAATAGCGAGAGTAAGACTTTCTAATGGAATAGAGGTCACAGCTTACATTCCTGGAGAGGGACACAATCTTCAGGAACATTCCGTCGTTCTTGTCAGAGGAGGAAGGGTTAAAGACCTTCCGGGTGTTAGATACAAAATCATTAGGGGAGCTCTAGATGCTGCTGGAGTTGAAGGAAGGAGACAATCCAGAAGTAAATACGGTGCAAAGAAACCAAAGGACCAAAAGAAGTGA
- a CDS encoding DUF1893 domain-containing protein codes for MKNDVLKNLLKIFDEKGLSLLVFRESDILFESSESGLKPIIKVYKMIGDLSGCTVIDKLLGKAAAFFLLKMQPSHVHARIISEPAFELLKEQRIPFTYEKVIPYVMSKDGKDLCPFEKLLLNVNDPEKAIKIVLSKFTFS; via the coding sequence TTGAAGAACGACGTTTTAAAAAACCTGCTCAAAATCTTCGATGAAAAAGGACTGAGTTTGTTGGTGTTCAGAGAGAGTGATATTCTCTTCGAGAGTTCAGAGAGTGGCTTGAAACCAATTATAAAAGTGTATAAAATGATTGGAGATTTATCAGGTTGTACGGTGATCGATAAGCTTCTTGGGAAAGCAGCTGCTTTCTTTCTACTGAAAATGCAACCTTCGCATGTTCACGCGCGGATCATAAGTGAACCCGCCTTCGAATTGTTAAAAGAACAGAGGATTCCCTTCACCTATGAAAAAGTGATCCCTTACGTAATGTCCAAAGACGGAAAAGATTTGTGCCCATTTGAGAAATTGTTGTTGAATGTGAATGATCCTGAAAAGGCCATAAAAATAGTTCTCTCAAAATTCACCTTTTCTTAA
- a CDS encoding PhoH family protein, giving the protein MKKVRIPQDVAVLEIFGQYDKRAKYLKKMFNVELSVRDSEILIIGNNAENVDAAHRVLDEIITITRDGHLLDWTEFEYLVEKVSNSESVKEVFSKNNGGPILGRKIKPKTLGQKRYIEAIERNDVIFVIGPAGTGKTYLAVAVALDYLKLGKVNRIILTRPAVEAGEKLGFLPGDLAEKVEPYLRPLYDAIIDITSPDKFNSYRERGIIEIVPLAYMRGRTLNNSFIILDEAQNTTYQQMKMFLTRLGFNSKAIVTGDITQVDIEKERSGLIECQKILKGIPGIEFVYLDESDVVRHPLVKKIIKAYEEYERSRKS; this is encoded by the coding sequence GTGAAAAAAGTCAGAATACCCCAAGATGTGGCCGTTTTGGAAATATTTGGACAGTACGACAAGCGTGCGAAGTATCTCAAGAAGATGTTCAACGTAGAGCTGTCCGTTCGGGACAGCGAAATTCTCATAATAGGGAATAACGCTGAAAACGTAGATGCAGCGCACCGTGTACTAGATGAGATCATAACTATCACAAGAGATGGCCATCTTTTAGATTGGACCGAGTTTGAATACCTGGTAGAAAAAGTGTCGAACTCTGAAAGTGTGAAAGAAGTTTTCTCAAAAAACAACGGTGGTCCTATTCTTGGTAGGAAAATAAAACCGAAAACTTTAGGACAGAAAAGGTACATTGAGGCGATTGAAAGAAACGATGTAATCTTTGTCATAGGACCAGCTGGCACAGGGAAAACTTATCTGGCAGTGGCCGTAGCTCTGGATTATCTGAAGTTAGGAAAAGTAAACAGGATCATTCTGACGAGACCAGCCGTTGAAGCCGGCGAAAAGCTTGGGTTTTTGCCAGGAGATTTGGCTGAAAAAGTGGAACCCTATCTCAGACCACTCTATGATGCCATCATTGATATCACTTCTCCAGACAAATTCAATAGCTATCGCGAAAGAGGAATCATAGAGATAGTTCCTCTTGCTTACATGAGAGGCAGAACGCTGAACAACTCTTTTATCATACTGGACGAAGCACAGAACACCACTTATCAACAAATGAAGATGTTTCTAACAAGACTCGGTTTCAACTCCAAAGCGATAGTAACTGGTGATATAACTCAGGTCGATATAGAAAAAGAAAGATCGGGTCTTATAGAGTGCCAGAAAATCCTAAAAGGAATACCGGGAATAGAGTTCGTATATTTGGATGAAAGCGATGTTGTGAGGCATCCTCTTGTGAAAAAAATAATCAAGGCATACGAAGAGTACGAAAGGTCGAGAAAGTCATGA
- a CDS encoding HD family phosphohydrolase, with protein sequence MKGRKRILTTLITLTLTLLISRIRIGFRPLSFAYEVVVIFVIWFSLVEMSVKHFRKYSLSDVFFYTHLSLITLGGAFIGLSLPEIGPFMTPLYVPVALMSLLFNSEIALTSGLLLSAIAMYRWHMDVMLTLPFFLTAFIASRTLSRADRRLDVLKSSVLTSLVLFGTHLFMKLGMKIEYTDYDLVAAVLNPIFSGILVLGILPYVEYTSRLYSNLGLIEFGNLNHPLLKMLAMKSPGTYYHSVIVANLAEAAAEKIGANPILARIGAYYHDIGKMKRPHFFTENIRDGKNPHEEITPSLSHLILNEHVKYGVELARKYRLPLLVEFIIPQHHGTRSQKYFYYKAKQKFEDIAEEEFRYPGPKPQFKEAAIIMLADSVEAASRSLKNPSVSQIKECVEDVISSIFFERQLDESGITLSELEKISDAFLQVLVNIFSSRIEYPEEGKKQKVVRINDQNSR encoded by the coding sequence ATGAAGGGTCGAAAGCGCATTTTAACAACTCTAATAACACTTACACTCACACTTTTGATATCACGTATTCGGATAGGATTCCGACCTCTGAGCTTTGCCTACGAAGTCGTTGTAATCTTCGTAATATGGTTTTCTCTAGTGGAAATGAGTGTCAAACATTTCAGAAAATATTCCTTAAGTGATGTCTTCTTCTACACACACCTGTCGTTGATCACACTTGGAGGAGCATTTATTGGATTGTCTTTACCGGAAATTGGCCCTTTCATGACACCTCTCTACGTACCTGTTGCGCTGATGAGTTTGTTGTTCAATTCTGAAATCGCTCTAACGAGTGGTTTGTTACTTTCCGCTATTGCCATGTATAGATGGCACATGGATGTAATGCTCACACTTCCTTTCTTTTTAACGGCCTTTATAGCCTCAAGAACTCTCTCGAGAGCAGACAGAAGACTCGATGTTTTGAAATCCTCTGTTTTGACTTCTCTGGTGCTTTTTGGAACGCATTTGTTCATGAAATTGGGAATGAAAATAGAGTACACCGACTACGATCTCGTGGCTGCTGTCCTCAACCCAATTTTCTCTGGGATTTTGGTACTGGGAATTCTTCCCTACGTTGAATACACAAGTCGCCTCTACTCCAATCTCGGACTCATCGAGTTCGGAAATTTAAACCACCCGCTGCTTAAGATGCTTGCCATGAAATCACCGGGTACTTATTATCACAGTGTCATAGTGGCAAATTTAGCGGAAGCGGCCGCAGAGAAGATAGGAGCAAACCCAATTTTAGCTAGAATAGGAGCTTATTACCACGACATAGGGAAGATGAAGAGACCTCATTTTTTCACAGAAAACATCAGAGATGGCAAAAATCCTCACGAAGAGATAACCCCTTCGTTGAGTCATCTCATTCTCAATGAACACGTTAAATATGGAGTGGAGCTGGCACGAAAATATCGCTTACCTCTTCTCGTAGAGTTCATAATACCACAACATCATGGGACAAGATCCCAGAAATACTTTTATTACAAAGCTAAGCAGAAATTCGAAGACATTGCTGAGGAGGAATTCAGATATCCAGGACCAAAACCGCAGTTCAAAGAAGCCGCTATCATAATGCTTGCCGATTCCGTGGAGGCAGCTTCGCGAAGCTTGAAAAATCCATCTGTATCCCAAATAAAAGAATGTGTGGAAGATGTCATATCGTCCATTTTCTTTGAAAGGCAACTCGATGAATCGGGAATCACTTTGAGCGAGTTAGAAAAAATCTCAGATGCGTTTCTTCAAGTTCTCGTTAATATTTTCAGTTCCAGAATAGAATATCCGGAAGAAGGAAAGAAACAAAAGGTGGTAAGGATAAATGATCAAAATTCTAGGTGA
- the ybeY gene encoding rRNA maturation RNase YbeY, producing MIKILGEGKELLERVKEKLEEIAKEEIGEVNVNVVFVNKNEIRKMNKEFRNQDYPTDVLTFPLFDEDVYGEIYVCLDVVKENAIEYNVPFERELIEVVVHGLLHLAGYDHEFEDKNSKEMFEKQKKYTEEVWKEWKSNPSEDSGRGKM from the coding sequence ATGATCAAAATTCTAGGTGAAGGGAAAGAGCTTTTAGAGAGAGTGAAAGAAAAACTTGAGGAGATAGCAAAGGAAGAGATAGGGGAAGTAAACGTGAACGTGGTTTTCGTAAATAAAAATGAAATAAGGAAAATGAACAAAGAGTTCCGTAATCAGGATTATCCAACCGATGTTCTTACTTTTCCTCTATTTGATGAAGATGTTTACGGGGAGATTTACGTATGCCTCGATGTGGTCAAAGAAAACGCCATCGAATACAATGTCCCTTTCGAAAGAGAATTGATAGAAGTGGTTGTACATGGGTTGTTACACCTTGCAGGATACGATCACGAATTTGAAGATAAAAATTCGAAAGAGATGTTCGAGAAACAGAAGAAATACACGGAGGAGGTTTGGAAGGAATGGAAATCAAACCCTTCAGAGGATTCAGGCCGAGGAAAGATGTAG
- a CDS encoding DUF1015 domain-containing protein yields the protein MEIKPFRGFRPRKDVAKDFVAKPYDVISFLEAKETIRNNPISFLRVTRIEAEIHEIEMDPTPEDMEKARKNLEDFIEKGILVQEEKEAFYIYRQKMGDHVQTGLVALFPVEEYKKGRIKRHELTRKKKEEERVQHILRTKAHTGQVFLFYRSLNDLDEKLKRLSESLEPLYRIVDDLDVVHEFFVVLDDEEIRKIKKLFDEIDELYIADGHHRAAAAVRVSDILDAEIGKGPHNYFMATVFPHNQLRIFDYNRVVRTHYKPAELLEKVKEKFEVYRSYVLPARPSKEHEITMYTGDKKWYTLTPKKIPKDTVESLDVNILQKELLEPVFGISNPREDDRIDFIGGIKGLCELERIVDRGEFDVAFALYPVNIETLMRVSDEGKTMPPKSTWFEPKLLSGLVVHVFG from the coding sequence ATGGAAATCAAACCCTTCAGAGGATTCAGGCCGAGGAAAGATGTAGCCAAAGATTTCGTTGCTAAACCTTACGACGTGATTTCTTTTCTTGAAGCCAAAGAGACTATCAGGAACAATCCGATTAGTTTCCTCAGAGTAACTCGCATTGAAGCAGAAATACACGAAATAGAAATGGATCCCACTCCTGAAGACATGGAAAAGGCCAGGAAAAATTTGGAAGACTTTATAGAAAAAGGAATCCTTGTACAAGAGGAAAAAGAAGCTTTTTACATCTACCGCCAGAAAATGGGGGATCATGTCCAGACGGGTCTGGTTGCTCTCTTTCCTGTGGAAGAGTATAAAAAAGGTCGAATTAAGAGACATGAACTCACCCGCAAAAAGAAGGAAGAAGAAAGAGTGCAACATATTTTAAGAACGAAAGCGCATACAGGCCAGGTTTTCTTGTTTTACAGATCCTTGAACGATCTTGACGAGAAATTGAAAAGACTTTCGGAATCCTTAGAACCACTTTACAGAATAGTCGATGATCTCGATGTTGTCCATGAATTTTTTGTCGTTTTAGACGATGAAGAGATCAGGAAAATAAAAAAACTTTTCGATGAAATAGATGAGCTTTACATAGCAGATGGCCATCATAGAGCAGCGGCAGCCGTTAGAGTAAGTGACATTCTCGATGCAGAAATAGGAAAAGGGCCTCATAACTATTTCATGGCTACCGTTTTCCCTCACAATCAACTCAGGATTTTTGACTACAACAGAGTGGTTCGAACCCATTATAAACCCGCTGAACTTCTAGAGAAAGTAAAAGAAAAGTTTGAAGTTTACAGGTCTTACGTACTACCTGCAAGACCTTCAAAAGAACACGAAATCACTATGTATACAGGAGATAAAAAATGGTACACCTTGACACCGAAGAAAATACCAAAAGACACAGTTGAAAGTCTAGATGTGAACATCCTACAAAAAGAACTGCTCGAACCGGTTTTTGGAATATCCAATCCCCGCGAGGACGATAGAATAGACTTCATAGGGGGAATAAAAGGCCTTTGTGAACTCGAAAGAATCGTTGACAGAGGAGAGTTCGATGTAGCTTTCGCTCTCTACCCTGTGAACATAGAAACACTCATGAGAGTCTCAGACGAAGGGAAAACAATGCCCCCAAAATCTACCTGGTTTGAACCGAAACTTTTGAGTGGTCTGGTGGTGCATGTGTTCGGCTAA
- a CDS encoding zinc metallopeptidase — translation MFFLFDPTFIILVPGLLLALWAQMRVQAAYTKYSKVRSSLGLTGYELARRLLENAGIYNVKIEIVSGFLTDHYDPVRKVLRLSPQNFKGTSVASLGVVAHEVGHAIQDAEKYPLLALRNMMVPAATTGSYLAWIIFVLGFLFYTPFLIRLGIILFSLVVLFTLVTLPVEFNASRRAVKLLETSMLMPEYELKGVKEVLGAAALTYVASSLTAFLQLLRMIILAGLFGDRR, via the coding sequence GTGTTTTTCCTATTCGATCCGACCTTTATTATCCTCGTACCAGGACTTCTTTTGGCTCTTTGGGCACAGATGCGTGTCCAAGCTGCATACACAAAATATTCCAAAGTGAGATCTTCCCTGGGGCTCACAGGTTATGAGCTCGCAAGGAGATTGCTTGAAAATGCTGGCATTTACAATGTAAAAATAGAAATCGTATCAGGTTTTCTTACCGACCACTACGATCCTGTGAGAAAAGTACTCAGACTGTCTCCACAAAATTTCAAGGGTACTTCCGTCGCCTCTCTTGGAGTGGTGGCTCACGAGGTAGGACATGCCATCCAAGACGCAGAGAAATATCCTCTGCTTGCACTAAGAAACATGATGGTTCCTGCCGCCACAACAGGCTCTTACCTTGCTTGGATAATATTCGTTCTAGGGTTCCTTTTCTATACACCTTTCTTGATAAGATTGGGCATCATCTTGTTCTCATTGGTCGTGCTTTTCACCCTTGTTACACTCCCAGTAGAATTCAACGCCAGCAGACGAGCTGTGAAACTGTTGGAAACATCTATGTTGATGCCTGAATACGAACTGAAAGGCGTTAAAGAAGTTCTTGGGGCAGCAGCTCTCACTTATGTTGCATCGTCTTTAACAGCCTTTCTCCAGTTACTCAGAATGATAATTTTAGCAGGACTTTTCGGTGATAGAAGATGA